A genome region from Pseudorca crassidens isolate mPseCra1 chromosome 20, mPseCra1.hap1, whole genome shotgun sequence includes the following:
- the IGLON5 gene encoding igLON family member 5 isoform X2 yields MPPPAPGARLRLLAAAALAGLAVISRGLLSQSLEFSSPADNYTVCEGDNATLSCFIDEHVTRVAWLNRSNILYAGNDRWTSDPRVRLLTNTPEEFSILITQVGLGDEGLYTCSFQTRRQPYTTQVYLIVHVPARIVNISSPVTVNEGSNVNLLCLAVGRPEPTVTWRQLRDGFTSEGEILEIYDIQRGQAGEYECVTHNGVNSAPDSRRVLVTVNYPPTITDVTSARTAVGRAALLRCEAMAVPPADFQWYKDDRLLSSGTAEGLKVQTERTRSMLLFANVSARHYGNYTCRAANRLGMSSASMRLLRPGSLENSAPRPPGPLTLLSALGWLWWRM; encoded by the exons ATGCCCCCCCCTGCGCCCGGGGCCCGGCTCCGGCTTCTCGCCGCCGCCGCCCTGGCCGGCCTGGCCGTCATCAGTCGAG GGCTGCTGTCCCAGAGCCTGGAGTTCAGCTCCCCTGCGGACAACTACACAGTGTGCGAAGGTGACAACGCCACGCTAAG CTGCTTCATCGACGAGCATGTGACCCGAGTGGCCTGGCTGAACCGCTCCAACATCCTGTACGCGGGCAACGACCGCTGGACCAGTGACCCGAGAGTGCGGCTGCTCACCAACACGCCCGAGGAGTTCTCCATCCTCATCACCCAGGTGGGGCTGGGCGACGAGGGCCTCTACACCTGCTCCTTCCAGACGCGCCGCCAGCCGTACACCACTCAGGTCTACCTCATCGTCCACG TCCCCGCCCGCATCGTGAATATCTCTTCGCCCGTGACCGTGAACGAGGGGAGCAATGTGAACCTGCTCTGCCTGGCCGTGGGGCGGCCGGAGCCCACGGTCACCTGGAGGCAGCTCCGAG atGGCTTCACCTCGGAAGGTGAGATCCTTGAGATTTACGACATCCAGCGGGGCCAGGCCGGGGAATACGAGTGCGTGACTCACAACGGGGTTAACTCTGCACCTGACAGCCGCCGCGTGCTGGTCACAGTCAACT ATCCTCCGACCATCACGGACGTGACCAGCGCCCGCACAGCCGTGGGCCGGGCCGCCCTCCTGCGCTGCGAAGCTATGGCCGTGCCCCCCGCGGATTTCCAGTGGTACAAGGATGACAGACT GCTGAGCAGTGGCACGGCCGAGGGCCTGAAGGTGCAGACGGAGCGCACCCGCTCGATGCTTCTCTTCGCCAACGTGAGCGCCCGGCATTACGGCAACTACACGTGTCGCGCAGCCAACCGGCTGGGAATGTCCAGCGCCTCCATGCGGCTCCTGC gcCC
- the IGLON5 gene encoding igLON family member 5 isoform X1 has translation MTGAGGGAAARRRAWACALKSVPHRARAHGGVCRREALCSTPQRILGVCARRLLSQSLEFSSPADNYTVCEGDNATLSCFIDEHVTRVAWLNRSNILYAGNDRWTSDPRVRLLTNTPEEFSILITQVGLGDEGLYTCSFQTRRQPYTTQVYLIVHVPARIVNISSPVTVNEGSNVNLLCLAVGRPEPTVTWRQLRDGFTSEGEILEIYDIQRGQAGEYECVTHNGVNSAPDSRRVLVTVNYPPTITDVTSARTAVGRAALLRCEAMAVPPADFQWYKDDRLLSSGTAEGLKVQTERTRSMLLFANVSARHYGNYTCRAANRLGMSSASMRLLRPGSLENSAPRPPGPLTLLSALGWLWWRM, from the exons atgacgggggcggggggaggcgcTGCAGCGCGCAGGCGGGCGTGGGCATGCGCCCTCAAGAGCGTGCCCCACCGGGCACGGGCACACGGGGGAGTCTGTAGACGCGAGGCTCTCTGTAGCACGCCTCAGCGCATCCTGGGCGTCTGTGCTAGAC GGCTGCTGTCCCAGAGCCTGGAGTTCAGCTCCCCTGCGGACAACTACACAGTGTGCGAAGGTGACAACGCCACGCTAAG CTGCTTCATCGACGAGCATGTGACCCGAGTGGCCTGGCTGAACCGCTCCAACATCCTGTACGCGGGCAACGACCGCTGGACCAGTGACCCGAGAGTGCGGCTGCTCACCAACACGCCCGAGGAGTTCTCCATCCTCATCACCCAGGTGGGGCTGGGCGACGAGGGCCTCTACACCTGCTCCTTCCAGACGCGCCGCCAGCCGTACACCACTCAGGTCTACCTCATCGTCCACG TCCCCGCCCGCATCGTGAATATCTCTTCGCCCGTGACCGTGAACGAGGGGAGCAATGTGAACCTGCTCTGCCTGGCCGTGGGGCGGCCGGAGCCCACGGTCACCTGGAGGCAGCTCCGAG atGGCTTCACCTCGGAAGGTGAGATCCTTGAGATTTACGACATCCAGCGGGGCCAGGCCGGGGAATACGAGTGCGTGACTCACAACGGGGTTAACTCTGCACCTGACAGCCGCCGCGTGCTGGTCACAGTCAACT ATCCTCCGACCATCACGGACGTGACCAGCGCCCGCACAGCCGTGGGCCGGGCCGCCCTCCTGCGCTGCGAAGCTATGGCCGTGCCCCCCGCGGATTTCCAGTGGTACAAGGATGACAGACT GCTGAGCAGTGGCACGGCCGAGGGCCTGAAGGTGCAGACGGAGCGCACCCGCTCGATGCTTCTCTTCGCCAACGTGAGCGCCCGGCATTACGGCAACTACACGTGTCGCGCAGCCAACCGGCTGGGAATGTCCAGCGCCTCCATGCGGCTCCTGC gcCC
- the SIGLECL1 gene encoding SIGLEC family-like protein 1, with protein sequence MVLPLLRLAPASLLYFSCSLEKTLQCSGSFHGLPTPSLQWLMGGAPMGLNNMNNIFQVTFSIIAPWANSTITLLGEPEITMGFHCEGKDRYGIHTSSIFLIPDKNSVSNAFVKGLVQGVVYGPIASALFSFLVLLA encoded by the exons CCCCCGCcagtctgctttatttttcttgttccttggaGAAGACTCTGCAGTGCAGCGGTTCCTTCCATGGGCTCCCCACGCCCTCCCTGCAGTGGTTGATGGGAGGTGCTCCCATGGGTCTGAACAACATGAATAACATCTTCCAGGTGACTTTTAGCATAATTGCCCCTTGGGCCAACAGCACCATCACCCTCCTCGGGGAGCCTGAAATAACCATGGGCTTCCACTGTGAGGGGAAGGACCGATATGGCATCCATACTTCAAGCATCTTCCTCATACCAG ATAAGAATTCAGTTTCCAATGCGTTCGTGAAAGGGCTGGTCCAGGGCGTCGTGTATGGACCCATTGCATCAGCACTATTCTCCTTCCTTGTTCTCCTTGCGTGA